The following are from one region of the Halomonas qaidamensis genome:
- a CDS encoding SLC5/6 family protein — protein sequence MPYLTSAVLGAALLCFAFLGLRARHVQGSLDDYVTARNSQTASTLGFSFLASGMGAWILFAPPEIGAFVGPLALAGYAIGSALPFIVLGLYGPKIRRALPEGRSIAEFADACYGKGVRRWVSLASVAYMGCFLAAELTAIGAITALLSEVPPALVIIGVALTTLVYTVVGGLRASLATDRWQAWLLLALLAAVGSVAIWRLPTMPNDAVMPSIPITSALSVALTLVIAVTAANLFHQGYWQRVWAAQDDQSLGRGAWLGGGMTVLVVMVIGGVGMMAAMSGVPLGEPPIPFFALLTDAPVWVALPALVLAVTLVTSSVDTLQNGIASLIVGRGGERHTASLTTARWITVAMMVPVVLIALQGLSVLRLFLIADLLCAAIVVPVLLGLWQRMTPLAAIGGGMAGLVGAILPGWISQGSVSAGIMAATFPGSIPTLGPFLGALLASIVVSVTLAYLPNRRQSVRQ from the coding sequence ATGCCTTACCTAACATCAGCCGTACTGGGTGCGGCACTACTTTGCTTTGCCTTTTTGGGCCTTCGGGCACGCCATGTGCAGGGGTCGCTCGATGACTACGTGACAGCACGCAATTCGCAAACGGCGTCCACGCTGGGGTTCTCATTTTTAGCCTCGGGAATGGGCGCTTGGATTTTGTTTGCACCGCCTGAAATAGGTGCGTTTGTTGGGCCATTAGCGCTCGCAGGCTATGCAATAGGCTCTGCGCTGCCGTTTATTGTCTTAGGTCTTTACGGGCCAAAAATTCGCCGTGCTTTGCCAGAGGGCAGAAGCATTGCTGAATTTGCTGATGCCTGTTATGGCAAAGGCGTGCGTCGCTGGGTATCGCTGGCCTCTGTTGCTTATATGGGCTGTTTTTTAGCGGCGGAACTAACGGCCATCGGCGCGATTACCGCGCTGCTGTCAGAGGTACCTCCGGCGCTGGTGATTATTGGTGTTGCGCTCACAACCTTGGTGTACACGGTGGTTGGTGGGCTACGGGCAAGCCTCGCCACGGATCGCTGGCAAGCGTGGCTTTTGTTGGCCCTGTTAGCAGCTGTTGGCAGCGTTGCCATATGGCGGCTGCCAACCATGCCGAATGACGCAGTGATGCCTTCTATTCCTATCACAAGTGCGCTCAGCGTTGCTCTTACACTTGTCATTGCGGTGACCGCCGCCAATCTTTTCCATCAAGGCTATTGGCAGCGTGTATGGGCTGCCCAGGATGACCAGAGCTTAGGCCGAGGTGCTTGGCTAGGCGGCGGTATGACTGTGTTGGTGGTGATGGTCATTGGCGGTGTCGGCATGATGGCCGCGATGAGTGGAGTGCCACTTGGAGAGCCGCCTATTCCCTTCTTTGCACTGTTAACCGATGCGCCGGTGTGGGTAGCACTGCCCGCCTTAGTGCTGGCTGTCACGTTGGTAACCTCAAGTGTCGATACGCTTCAAAATGGCATCGCGTCGCTGATTGTTGGACGTGGCGGTGAACGGCATACAGCCTCTTTAACGACTGCTCGTTGGATAACGGTCGCCATGATGGTGCCAGTAGTGCTGATTGCGTTGCAGGGGTTATCGGTACTGCGACTATTCTTAATCGCTGACTTACTGTGCGCTGCCATCGTGGTACCGGTGCTGCTTGGCCTGTGGCAACGTATGACGCCTCTGGCGGCGATAGGGGGTGGTATGGCAGGGTTGGTAGGAGCAATACTGCCAGGCTGGATAAGTCAGGGAAGTGTCAGCGCGGGTATTATGGCAGCAACGTTCCCCGGCAGTATTCCCACGCTTGGGCCATTTTTAGGGGCGCTTCTGGCGTCTATTGTTGTCAGTGTGACGCTGGCCTATCTGCCTAATCGTCGTCAAAGCGTTAGGCAGTAA
- a CDS encoding peroxidase-related enzyme (This protein belongs to a clade of uncharacterized proteins related to peroxidases such as the alkylhydroperoxidase AhpD.), with product MINPLSRFHVPETLDELPDDIREAIVNVQSKAGFVPNVFLMLAHRPDEFRAFFAYHDALMERESDTLTKAEKEMIVVATSARNRCLYCVVAHGALLRIYSKDPLVADNVAINHLTAGLSERHRMMLDFAMHCGIEVGEFSSEWQARLEQVGFTLEDCWDIGAIVAFFGMSNRLVTMAGTPPNEEFYLMGRLPRS from the coding sequence ATGATAAACCCACTTAGCCGTTTCCATGTGCCAGAAACCCTTGACGAACTGCCTGATGATATTCGTGAAGCAATAGTAAATGTTCAAAGCAAGGCGGGCTTTGTACCCAACGTATTTTTAATGTTGGCCCACCGCCCCGATGAGTTTCGCGCGTTTTTTGCGTACCACGATGCGCTAATGGAGCGTGAGTCCGACACGCTCACCAAGGCTGAAAAAGAGATGATTGTGGTAGCCACAAGTGCACGCAATCGTTGTCTTTATTGTGTCGTTGCGCATGGGGCCTTATTGAGAATTTATAGCAAGGACCCGTTAGTAGCAGACAACGTTGCAATTAACCACCTGACCGCAGGACTGAGCGAACGTCATCGCATGATGTTGGATTTTGCAATGCATTGCGGTATTGAAGTGGGTGAGTTCTCTTCCGAATGGCAGGCCAGATTAGAGCAAGTGGGTTTCACGCTGGAAGATTGTTGGGACATTGGTGCCATTGTCGCTTTTTTTGGAATGTCGAACCGATTGGTTACCATGGCAGGCACCCCACCTAATGAAGAGTTCTACTTAATGGGACGCCTACCGCGATCATAA